One stretch of Cydia splendana unplaced genomic scaffold, ilCydSple1.2 scaffold_72_ctg1, whole genome shotgun sequence DNA includes these proteins:
- the LOC134805881 gene encoding uncharacterized protein LOC134805881 isoform X2, with protein MTIVRKLHSNSPSDFKTFLKNRADRLEATSPAVPSDAPSTSKKAMVTTSEPIKGSSQPTSWRHCDGSSPGEVNRRSWTSGGAGHVTTSERCRSARSGGARAAQASQSAPSSWCEKSACHPAGGGWARSSRRSRAGMASPG; from the exons ATGACCATAGTCCGCAAGCTCCACAGCAACAGCCCCTCG GACTTCAAAACCTTCCTAAAGAACCGAGCTGACCGGCTGGAAGCGACCAGCCCAGCAGTACCATCGGACGCACCCAGCACTTCCAAGAAGGCCATGGTAACCACGTCCGAACCTATTAAG GGCTCGAGTCAGCCAACTTCCTGGCGGCACTGCGACGGTTCATCGCCAGGAGAGGTAAACCGAAGGAGTTG GACTTCTGGCGGCGCTGGTCACGTGACTACATCGGAACGCTGCAGGAGCGCACGAAGTGGAGGAGCGCGCGCGGCCCAAGCCTCGCAGTCGGCACCGTCGTCCTGGTGCGAGAAGAGCGCCTGCCACCCTGCCGGTGGAGGCTGGGCAAGATCGTCGCGACGCAGCCGGGCCGGGATGGCATCACCAGGGTAG
- the LOC134805881 gene encoding uncharacterized protein LOC134805881 isoform X1 — MWNPYRQLLQVLEDFKTFLKNRADRLEATSPAVPSDAPSTSKKAMVTTSEPIKGSSQPTSWRHCDGSSPGEVNRRSWTSGGAGHVTTSERCRSARSGGARAAQASQSAPSSWCEKSACHPAGGGWARSSRRSRAGMASPG, encoded by the exons ATGTGGAACCCGTACCGTCAACTCCTTCAGGTCTTAGAG GACTTCAAAACCTTCCTAAAGAACCGAGCTGACCGGCTGGAAGCGACCAGCCCAGCAGTACCATCGGACGCACCCAGCACTTCCAAGAAGGCCATGGTAACCACGTCCGAACCTATTAAG GGCTCGAGTCAGCCAACTTCCTGGCGGCACTGCGACGGTTCATCGCCAGGAGAGGTAAACCGAAGGAGTTG GACTTCTGGCGGCGCTGGTCACGTGACTACATCGGAACGCTGCAGGAGCGCACGAAGTGGAGGAGCGCGCGCGGCCCAAGCCTCGCAGTCGGCACCGTCGTCCTGGTGCGAGAAGAGCGCCTGCCACCCTGCCGGTGGAGGCTGGGCAAGATCGTCGCGACGCAGCCGGGCCGGGATGGCATCACCAGGGTAG
- the LOC134805881 gene encoding uncharacterized protein LOC134805881 isoform X3: MWNPYRQLLQVLEDFKTFLKNRADRLEATSPAVPSDAPSTSKKAMGSSQPTSWRHCDGSSPGEVNRRSWTSGGAGHVTTSERCRSARSGGARAAQASQSAPSSWCEKSACHPAGGGWARSSRRSRAGMASPG, encoded by the exons ATGTGGAACCCGTACCGTCAACTCCTTCAGGTCTTAGAG GACTTCAAAACCTTCCTAAAGAACCGAGCTGACCGGCTGGAAGCGACCAGCCCAGCAGTACCATCGGACGCACCCAGCACTTCCAAGAAGGCCATG GGCTCGAGTCAGCCAACTTCCTGGCGGCACTGCGACGGTTCATCGCCAGGAGAGGTAAACCGAAGGAGTTG GACTTCTGGCGGCGCTGGTCACGTGACTACATCGGAACGCTGCAGGAGCGCACGAAGTGGAGGAGCGCGCGCGGCCCAAGCCTCGCAGTCGGCACCGTCGTCCTGGTGCGAGAAGAGCGCCTGCCACCCTGCCGGTGGAGGCTGGGCAAGATCGTCGCGACGCAGCCGGGCCGGGATGGCATCACCAGGGTAG
- the LOC134805881 gene encoding uncharacterized protein LOC134805881 isoform X4, translating into MEVQLRSHHKTGLESANFLAALRRFIARRGKPKELDFWRRWSRDYIGTLQERTKWRSARGPSLAVGTVVLVREERLPPCRWRLGKIVATQPGRDGITRVAIIRTARGDIQRAFNNICPLPTSGQVV; encoded by the exons ATGGAAGTCCAACTCCGAAGCCATCATAAAACGG GGCTCGAGTCAGCCAACTTCCTGGCGGCACTGCGACGGTTCATCGCCAGGAGAGGTAAACCGAAGGAGTTG GACTTCTGGCGGCGCTGGTCACGTGACTACATCGGAACGCTGCAGGAGCGCACGAAGTGGAGGAGCGCGCGCGGCCCAAGCCTCGCAGTCGGCACCGTCGTCCTGGTGCGAGAAGAGCGCCTGCCACCCTGCCGGTGGAGGCTGGGCAAGATCGTCGCGACGCAGCCGGGCCGGGATGGCATCACCAGGGTAGCCATCATCCGAACCGCCAGAGGAGACATCCAACGCGCATTCAATAACATTTGTCCTTTACCTACTTCGGGCCAAGTTGTATAA